In Streptomyces seoulensis, the following are encoded in one genomic region:
- a CDS encoding DUF4291 domain-containing protein, which yields MSGDFPERQIRAVFDGGVITVYQAYGERIAVPALRAGTFVDPFKMTRMTWIKPSFLWMMYRCGWAGKPDQERVLALDITREGFEWALANACPSHFDRARFATEADWRKALRTSPVRVQWDPERDLRFNPLSHRAIQIGLSGDAVARYVDDWIVSVRDVTPLAREVHAAVRSGNDEAARALLPVERPYPLSDELTARIG from the coding sequence ATGAGCGGCGATTTCCCCGAGCGCCAGATTCGCGCGGTCTTCGACGGGGGTGTCATCACCGTTTATCAGGCGTATGGCGAGCGGATCGCTGTACCGGCGCTGCGTGCCGGTACCTTCGTCGACCCTTTCAAAATGACGCGAATGACGTGGATCAAGCCGTCCTTCCTCTGGATGATGTACCGCTGCGGCTGGGCGGGTAAGCCGGACCAAGAGCGGGTGCTGGCCCTCGACATCACCCGGGAGGGATTCGAGTGGGCGCTCGCGAACGCCTGCCCGAGTCACTTCGACCGCGCCCGGTTCGCCACCGAGGCGGACTGGCGCAAGGCGCTGCGGACGAGCCCCGTCCGGGTGCAGTGGGATCCCGAACGGGATCTGAGGTTCAACCCGTTGTCGCACCGTGCCATCCAGATCGGGTTGTCGGGGGACGCCGTGGCTCGGTACGTGGACGACTGGATCGTCTCGGTCAGGGATGTGACGCCGCTCGCCCGTGAGGTGCACGCGGCCGTGCGCTCGGGAAACGACGAAGCGGCTCGCGCACTGCTTCCCGTCGAGCGGCCGTATCCGCTGTCGGACGAGCTGACGGCGCGCATCGGCTGA